In Vigna radiata var. radiata cultivar VC1973A chromosome 3, Vradiata_ver6, whole genome shotgun sequence, the following proteins share a genomic window:
- the LOC106757960 gene encoding pre-mRNA-splicing factor 18 translates to MDLLKQELLKKRQSLAQDTGGKRFFKRSEIQQKEIQKLREQEKRELEAKSQKRQATSSDPATAAPTSSNTASASSSSAVAAASTSLTDEQNIDNLVLPKPEVIRRLRFLKQPVTLFGEDDDARLDRLKHVLKAGVFEVDSDMTEGQTNDFLRDIAELRKRQKTGIMGERKRQKPDDGATEDREGGGGDDDLSEGGSSGADADKDLKRMKANFEELCDEDKILVFFKKLLNEWKQELHEKPESEKRTAKGKSMVATFKQCARYLNPLFKFCRKKVLPDDIRQALLVVVECCMKRDYLAAMDHYIKLAIGNAPWPIGVTMVGIHERSAREKIYTNSVAHIMNDETTRKYLQSVKRLMTFCQRRYPTLPSKAVEFNSLANGSDLQSLLAEERFSGVNQTSEERFRIMPAPRDS, encoded by the exons ATGGATCTTCTGAAGCAAGAGCTTCTAAAGAAGCGTCAATCTCTGGCGCAAGACACCGGCGGCAAGAGATTCTTCAAGCGCTCCGAGATCCAACAGAAGGAAATCCAAAAACTCCGCGAGCAAGAGAAGCGCGAATTGGAAGCGAAGTCGCAAAAGCGCCAAGCAACGTCCTCCGACCCCGCTACCGCCGCCCCCACCTCCTCGAACACCGCCTCCGCATCATCCTCATCTGCCGTCGCTGCCGCCTCCACCTCCCTTACTGACGAACAAAACATCGACAACCTCGTCCTCCCGAAACCTGAGGTCATCCGCCGCCTCCGCTTCTTGAAGCAACCGGTCACGCTCTTCGGGGAGGACGACGATGCCCGGCTGGACCGCCTGAAGCACGTTCTGAAGGCTGGCGTGTTTGAGGTGGACAGCGACATGACCGAGGGGCAGACCAACGACTTCCTGCGCGACATCGCTGAGCTCCGGAAGCGCCAGAAGACCGGGATCATGGGCGAGAGGAAGCGCCAGAAGCCCGACGACGGTGCCACCGAGGACCGAGAGGGTGGAGGTGGTGACGACGACTTGAGCGAGGGAGGCTCTAGCGGTGCCGATGCCGATAAAGATTTGAAGCGTATGAAGGCGAATTTTGAGGAGCTGTGCGACGAGGATAAGATTCTGGTGTTTTTTAAGAAGCTCCTGAACGAGTGGAAGCAGGAGTTGCACGAGAAGCCTGAGTCGGAGAAGCGCACGGCTAAGGGGAAGTCCATGGTTGCTACGTTTAAGCAGTGTGCGCGTTACTTGAATCCGCTGTTCAAGTTTTGTAGGAAGAAG GTTCTTCCTGATGACATTCGACAGGCGCTGTTGGTGGTGGTTGAATGCTGTATGAAGCGAGATTATCTGGCTGCAATGGACCATTACATCAAGCTGGCCATCGGGAATGCACCCTGGCCTATTGGAGTCACTATGGTTGGTATTCATGAAAGATCTGCCCGTGAAAAGATCTACACTAACAGTGTTGCTCACATCATGAATGACGAGACCACTCGCAAGTACCTGCAATCCGTGAAGAGGTTAATGACATTTTGCCAACGGCGTTATCCGACATTGCCGTCTAAAGCAGTTGAGTTTAACAGTTTGGCAAATGGCAGTGATTTACAGTCCCTTCTTGCAGAAGAGAGATTTAGTGGGGTCAACCAAACATCTGAAGAAAGGTTTAGGATAATGCCTGCTCCTAGAGACAGCTAG